A DNA window from Camelina sativa cultivar DH55 chromosome 17, Cs, whole genome shotgun sequence contains the following coding sequences:
- the LOC104758619 gene encoding uncharacterized protein LOC104758619, which yields MAMSRNGKTNKAAYTQRFTRCSVAVAATRHASVVAAFDFYVSSQKLFHIYYYVSLAFALLDLLSLVN from the exons ATGGCAATGTCAAGAAACGGCAAGACGAACAAGGCTGCTTATACGCAAC GTTTTACGCGTTGttctgttgctgttgctgccACGAGACATGCAAGTGTTGTTGCTGCGTTTGATTTCTATGTATCATCTCAAAAATTAttccatatatattattatgtgtCCCTCGCATTTGCTCTTTTAGATCTACTGAGTCTTGTGAATTAA